TTACAATTCTCTTACCTCCCCTTTGATGAACGACCATTTCAATACGATTTTTTTGAAACTGAAACAGTAAAAATTCCTGAGGCATTTCGTTTAGATACAATTTTACCAATTCGATTTGAAGATGATTATGATGATTCTAAAAGTACCCACCCTAACATTAGAAAAAGAAGGGATCAAATCATTCGATTAATTGAAAATGAAAAAGGAGGCCAGCTTTTTATTCAAAAAGAAGAACTCTTTCATAAAATTCAAACCATCTGTCGTTTTGAAGGTGTTCGTCTAAATACTAAAAACGCTGCTTATGTTAAATCCATTTATAATGCTCAATTATTATTAGCCGATTATCCCAACAGTATTTTCCTTAAAAAGAATATTCTCAAAGCTTTATATGGAATTTCAAAATATAAAAATCAAGAGAAGTACTATATGATTACCAATGATTATGATGAATATGAAGGGGAAATCAGTGCCGCATATTACTTTTTTGAAAAATTAAGCAGTGAACAAGTTACTTCTATTACTTTGGAAAAAATCAACGCTTTTTATTTAGAACATAATAAGAATAAACGCAGTCAACAACAAATCGCAAGCCTTATAGATGATTTAGTTGATGATGACTTTAAATTTGAAAACTACCACGAAAGAATAATAGCTGATACACTTACAGTTAAAGAAACTACACCAAAAGTAGATACAACAACAACCAAAAGATCTGGTAAATATGCTAAGTTAAGAGCTAAAAAGGAACAACAAGAACAAGAAGAAAAAATAGTAAAAAGTGAAGATTTAACGCAAGAATTTCACTTACAATATCTTTATAACGCTCCTAATGTCAAAGAATTAAATAAGTGGTTTGAGGTTGCCAAAGTTGCCAAAGAAAAAAGAGATGCAATAGCCGACTCCATAGATCAGTTAACATACTATCAAAAAAGAACAGCTGAAAGAAAAGCAGCTAAAATTTATGATAAGGTAGCCTATAAAAATGCCAATATTAAAACAAACAAAATTGTTTTTGTAGATCCTGATTATTTTATTGTAGATGAGCGTAAAGGACAGAAATTGGAAAATGCAGAAGAAAAAAGATATGATTTTTATCAACAAGTAGATATGGTAGCCCATAAAGCTGGGATTGAATACGAAATATTATCTCCAAAAGTATTTAATGCTAATGATACTGATAAATACAATGATTTAGCTAGAATGAATGACTGGGTTGGTGAAAAGATGATGCATGAAGACTTTAAGGAAGAATGGAACATTATACCTTCTGAATCGGAATATGTAAGTTACCTTAAAGATGAATACAATACAGATATTTTCTTATATACAGGTATTTTACAATACAAAGAGAAAAGAAAAAACGTTGGATCAGTTTTAACAACCACAATATTATTTTACCCACTTCTACCCTA
Above is a window of Flavobacteriales bacterium DNA encoding:
- a CDS encoding M48 family metallopeptidase — protein: MKYILAPLLFINCWVSIAQDFNNYEPIMCAGPLPKDFTDRTSDKVLKDIEKNTDKTENHIEAKSKNNFILKSNYMLDELLMSGRVLFGDPVSEYVNTVADKLLKDEPKLRKELRFYCIKSNITNAFSTNQGMIFVTLGLIAQLENEAQLAQVLSHEIVHYTKKHVINTFLESSKISKGNGKYKYSSYDDNIIKLSNYSKTLEFEADSLGFFRLKNAGYAIQEALSVFDVLQFSYLPFDERPFQYDFFETETVKIPEAFRLDTILPIRFEDDYDDSKSTHPNIRKRRDQIIRLIENEKGGQLFIQKEELFHKIQTICRFEGVRLNTKNAAYVKSIYNAQLLLADYPNSIFLKKNILKALYGISKYKNQEKYYMITNDYDEYEGEISAAYYFFEKLSSEQVTSITLEKINAFYLEHNKNKRSQQQIASLIDDLVDDDFKFENYHERIIADTLTVKETTPKVDTTTTKRSGKYAKLRAKKEQQEQEEKIVKSEDLTQEFHLQYLYNAPNVKELNKWFEVAKVAKEKRDAIADSIDQLTYYQKRTAERKAAKIYDKVAYKNANIKTNKIVFVDPDYFIVDERKGQKLENAEEKRYDFYQQVDMVAHKAGIEYEILSPKVFNANDTDKYNDLARMNDWVGEKMMHEDFKEEWNIIPSESEYVSYLKDEYNTDIFLYTGILQYKEKRKNVGSVLTTTILFYPLLPYGIYYAATPINYTYYYNLFYDISEDKKLLDKVKVLKVKSSQGVINSSMYDMLTQIKK